A window of Blastomonas sp. SL216 contains these coding sequences:
- a CDS encoding AMP-binding protein, whose product MVASPAVPPRANPLTDSASWTAMRNACIADPGAFHGDQARSAICWYLPEHQAWGFYDRDAGGWTGWDAATGAPRSLDLAQDYMPWARGLNADDPPNWRWFEGAYTNSGFNEVDRHVVAGHGAETALIFEGDRWNMSSDNGRGGPVDCYPVSRKALMLEAAKCSLALTALGLKAGDRIALNMPSIPAQIYWTEGAKRAGIIYTPVFGGFSDKTLSDRIADAGARIVITADGSYRNAQMVPFKTSYTDPALDNFIGVGTAMERLAGALDDPANAADARVRDAITGAVTELLDGEVTVERSDVMRGVGRALDDLAQGSALNAAQAANLRMAIASALVDSPPRVEAVVVVRHTAQPDLVWNAGRDHWSHDLTGQASAAILDAARASGLDVADEAALLALPDADFVAAIWAVSKPLPVDSEYPNFIIYTSGSTGKPKGVVHVHGGYCAGVAATMPVAFDAAPGDVMFVVADPGWITGQSYLIAGSLLCRVTTIITEGSPVFPHAGRFASIIERHKVQIFKAGVTFLKSVMQDPENLKDIQNYDMSSLKVATFCAEPTSPSVQAFAMEHVTPWYINSYWATEHGGIAWTHFYGNTDFPLRPDAHTYPLPWIVGDVWVEDPDAPDLEFGLERDEPGGVPWRRAKNGEKGEIVIALPYPYLTRTIWGDTDEFTLEPVSGGIRVNPLWRGDAARYASTYWGRWKGTWAYTQGDFAIRHEDGSFSLHGRSDDVINVSGHRIGTEEIEGAILRDKTLDPGSPVGNVLVVGAPHREKGATPIAFVTTIAGRRLTQDDRRRLTDLVRTEKGAVAVPQDFLEVAEFPETRSGKYMRRMVRAIVEGGDIGDTSTLRNPESIDALKLAVAAWQRKQQLAEDQALFERYRYFLIQYNDLGDGKRVATVTVTNPPVNALNERAIDELVIVVEHLARKDDVIAVVFTGQGTASFVAGADIRQMLEEVNSVEEAGVLPNNAQLAFAKIETMGKPCIAAIQGVALGGGMEFALACHYRIAEPMARFGQPEINLRLLPGYGGTQRLPRLLAERRAAEGLRDALDLILGGRAISAAEALDLGAIEQVADGSDDVLSMAHAMVREFARHGPESPLGKAFADRKAMTKRWANAAHIDLDSVLEDAFLQRILKQLDWAGRGPAGRRALDAVRTGWTQGMAAGLKREGEHFAEAIIDPEGGKTGIRQFMDKQSPPLPVRRNGVWIDDEHEGNKAAMIASGQLLPVGAPFYPGVTAIPPRQLAFGISRDPDTGAPRFGPPASHEREHIVPVVAPEPNEALVYMLTSEVNFNDIWALTGIPVSPFDGHDEDVQITGSGGLALVASLGSEVKAEGRLRVGDMVVVYSGTSDLLSPQAGNDPMFAGFAIQGYETKTGSHAQFLNVQGPQLHRVPPDLTLEQAGSYVLNLGTITRCLFTTLQIVPGKTIFVEGSATGTGLDALKSSIKSGLKATGLVSSSDRAAFVKDQGAVGALNRKDPRFIAAFTPVPDDPDAARAWEREGEGLLEEYRRMNGGRLADFVVSHAGESAFPRSFQLLEEHGTLAFYGASSGYHFSFMGKTGSAAPSDMLARAQLRGGESVLLYYGPGSRDLADPLGLEMIEAARLYKARTVIVTTTDGQREFLQSLGLEESVEGIISLEGLKRRDSEFEWPETLPRLPDARADIERFKEGVRRYQQHTLKPFGTAVGKILGSPGNPRGVPDLVIERAGQDSLGVSTSLVKPFGGRVVYAEEMAGRRYTFYAPQVWTRQRRIIMPTANIYGTHLCNAHEVTVMNNMIAGGLLSVTEPLVVDWDGLPEAHQAMWDNRHTGATYVVNHALPALGLRSRDELLEYWASAAARIQD is encoded by the coding sequence ATGGTGGCGTCCCCCGCTGTTCCGCCGCGCGCCAACCCGCTGACCGATTCGGCCAGCTGGACCGCCATGCGCAATGCCTGCATCGCCGATCCCGGCGCCTTTCATGGCGATCAGGCGCGCAGCGCCATCTGCTGGTATCTGCCCGAGCATCAGGCCTGGGGCTTTTACGATCGAGATGCCGGCGGCTGGACCGGCTGGGATGCCGCCACCGGCGCACCGCGCAGCCTTGATCTGGCGCAGGACTATATGCCCTGGGCACGCGGGCTCAATGCCGATGATCCGCCCAACTGGCGCTGGTTCGAGGGTGCCTATACCAATAGCGGCTTCAACGAGGTCGACCGGCATGTGGTCGCAGGCCATGGCGCCGAGACCGCGCTGATCTTCGAGGGCGACCGCTGGAACATGTCCAGCGACAACGGCCGCGGCGGCCCGGTCGATTGCTATCCGGTCAGCCGCAAGGCGCTGATGCTGGAAGCGGCGAAATGCTCGCTGGCACTGACAGCGCTGGGGCTCAAGGCCGGCGATCGCATCGCGCTCAACATGCCGTCGATCCCGGCGCAGATCTACTGGACCGAAGGCGCCAAGCGCGCCGGCATCATCTATACGCCGGTATTCGGCGGGTTCAGCGACAAGACCCTGTCCGACCGCATTGCCGATGCCGGTGCGCGGATCGTGATCACCGCCGATGGCAGCTATCGCAACGCGCAGATGGTGCCGTTCAAGACGAGCTATACCGATCCTGCGCTCGACAATTTCATCGGCGTCGGCACGGCGATGGAGCGGCTGGCAGGCGCGCTCGATGATCCCGCCAACGCAGCGGACGCCAGGGTGCGCGATGCGATCACCGGGGCGGTCACCGAATTGCTCGATGGCGAGGTGACGGTCGAGCGATCGGACGTGATGCGCGGTGTCGGTCGCGCGCTCGACGATCTGGCGCAGGGCTCGGCCCTCAACGCCGCCCAGGCCGCGAACCTGCGCATGGCGATTGCCTCTGCGCTGGTCGATTCTCCGCCGCGTGTCGAGGCGGTGGTCGTGGTGCGCCACACCGCGCAGCCCGACCTGGTATGGAATGCAGGCCGCGACCATTGGAGCCATGACCTTACCGGCCAGGCGAGCGCCGCGATCCTGGATGCCGCGCGCGCGTCCGGGCTGGATGTCGCCGACGAGGCCGCGCTGCTCGCGCTGCCCGATGCGGATTTCGTGGCTGCGATCTGGGCCGTGTCGAAGCCGCTGCCAGTCGATTCCGAATATCCCAATTTCATCATCTATACTTCGGGTTCGACCGGAAAGCCCAAGGGCGTCGTGCATGTGCATGGCGGCTATTGCGCCGGTGTCGCCGCGACCATGCCGGTGGCCTTCGATGCCGCGCCCGGCGATGTCATGTTCGTCGTCGCCGATCCGGGCTGGATCACCGGGCAGAGCTATCTGATCGCAGGGTCCTTGCTGTGCCGGGTGACGACGATCATCACCGAAGGCTCGCCCGTCTTCCCGCATGCAGGCCGCTTCGCCTCGATCATCGAGCGGCACAAGGTGCAGATCTTCAAGGCCGGCGTCACCTTCCTGAAAAGCGTGATGCAGGATCCGGAGAACCTCAAGGACATCCAGAATTACGACATGTCGTCGCTCAAGGTCGCGACGTTCTGCGCGGAGCCGACCTCGCCCTCGGTCCAGGCGTTCGCGATGGAGCATGTCACGCCCTGGTATATCAACAGCTATTGGGCGACCGAGCATGGCGGCATCGCCTGGACGCATTTCTACGGCAATACCGACTTTCCGCTTCGCCCCGATGCGCACACCTATCCGCTGCCCTGGATTGTCGGCGATGTCTGGGTGGAAGACCCTGATGCGCCCGATCTGGAATTCGGGCTGGAGCGCGACGAGCCCGGCGGCGTGCCGTGGCGGCGCGCGAAGAACGGCGAGAAGGGCGAGATCGTCATCGCGCTTCCCTATCCCTATCTCACCCGCACCATCTGGGGTGATACCGACGAATTCACGCTGGAACCCGTGTCGGGCGGCATCCGCGTCAACCCGCTCTGGCGCGGGGATGCCGCCCGTTACGCGTCAACCTATTGGGGGCGCTGGAAGGGCACCTGGGCCTATACCCAGGGCGATTTCGCGATCCGGCACGAGGATGGCTCGTTCTCGCTGCATGGCCGCTCGGACGATGTCATCAACGTCTCGGGCCATCGCATCGGCACCGAAGAGATCGAAGGCGCGATCCTGCGCGACAAGACGCTCGATCCCGGATCGCCGGTGGGCAATGTGCTGGTCGTCGGCGCGCCGCACCGCGAAAAGGGGGCGACGCCGATTGCCTTTGTCACGACGATTGCCGGACGCAGGCTCACCCAGGACGACCGCCGCCGTCTGACCGACCTTGTCCGCACCGAAAAGGGCGCGGTCGCGGTGCCGCAGGATTTTCTGGAGGTCGCAGAGTTTCCCGAAACGCGTTCGGGCAAGTACATGCGCCGCATGGTCCGCGCGATCGTCGAGGGCGGCGATATCGGCGACACCTCGACGCTGCGCAATCCGGAGAGCATCGATGCGCTCAAGCTTGCCGTTGCCGCCTGGCAGCGCAAGCAGCAGCTGGCCGAGGACCAGGCGCTGTTCGAGCGCTACCGCTATTTCCTGATCCAGTACAATGATCTGGGCGACGGCAAGCGCGTCGCGACGGTCACCGTCACCAACCCGCCAGTCAACGCGCTCAACGAACGCGCGATCGACGAGCTGGTGATCGTGGTCGAGCATCTTGCGCGCAAGGATGATGTGATCGCGGTGGTGTTTACTGGGCAAGGCACCGCCTCGTTCGTCGCGGGCGCGGATATCCGCCAGATGCTCGAGGAAGTGAACAGCGTCGAGGAAGCCGGCGTGCTGCCCAACAATGCGCAGCTGGCCTTTGCCAAGATCGAGACGATGGGCAAGCCCTGCATCGCCGCGATCCAGGGCGTGGCGCTGGGTGGCGGCATGGAATTCGCACTCGCCTGCCATTACCGCATTGCAGAGCCGATGGCGCGTTTCGGCCAGCCGGAGATCAACCTGAGGTTGCTGCCCGGCTATGGTGGAACGCAGCGGCTGCCGCGCCTGCTCGCCGAACGGCGCGCTGCCGAAGGGCTGCGCGATGCGCTCGATCTGATCCTGGGCGGGCGCGCGATCAGCGCTGCCGAAGCGCTGGATCTGGGCGCGATCGAACAGGTCGCCGATGGCAGCGACGATGTGCTGAGCATGGCGCATGCGATGGTGCGCGAGTTTGCGCGGCACGGGCCGGAAAGCCCGCTGGGCAAGGCCTTTGCCGATCGCAAGGCGATGACCAAGCGCTGGGCCAATGCGGCGCATATCGACCTGGATTCGGTGCTGGAAGACGCGTTCCTTCAGCGCATCCTGAAACAGCTCGACTGGGCGGGGCGTGGGCCGGCAGGGCGGCGCGCGCTCGATGCGGTGCGCACCGGCTGGACGCAAGGCATGGCCGCCGGATTGAAGCGCGAGGGCGAGCATTTTGCCGAAGCGATCATCGATCCCGAAGGCGGCAAGACCGGCATCCGCCAGTTCATGGACAAGCAGTCGCCGCCGCTCCCCGTCCGCCGCAACGGCGTGTGGATCGACGACGAGCATGAGGGCAACAAGGCGGCGATGATTGCCTCGGGCCAATTGCTGCCCGTCGGCGCGCCTTTCTATCCGGGCGTCACCGCGATCCCGCCCAGGCAGCTCGCCTTCGGCATCAGCCGCGATCCCGATACCGGCGCGCCCCGTTTCGGGCCACCTGCTAGCCATGAGCGGGAGCATATCGTGCCCGTGGTCGCGCCCGAGCCCAATGAGGCTCTGGTCTACATGCTGACCAGCGAGGTCAATTTCAACGATATCTGGGCGCTCACCGGCATCCCCGTCTCCCCCTTTGATGGGCATGACGAGGATGTCCAGATCACCGGATCGGGCGGGCTCGCGCTGGTCGCCTCGCTGGGCAGCGAGGTGAAGGCCGAAGGGCGGTTGCGCGTCGGCGACATGGTGGTCGTGTACTCGGGCACCTCGGACCTGCTCTCCCCCCAAGCGGGCAACGACCCGATGTTCGCGGGCTTTGCGATCCAGGGCTATGAGACCAAGACCGGAAGCCACGCGCAGTTCCTCAACGTCCAGGGACCGCAGCTGCACCGCGTGCCGCCCGATCTGACGCTCGAGCAGGCGGGCAGCTATGTGCTCAACCTGGGCACGATCACCCGGTGCCTGTTCACGACGCTGCAAATCGTGCCGGGCAAGACGATCTTCGTCGAAGGCTCTGCCACCGGGACCGGGCTCGATGCGCTGAAGAGCAGCATCAAGTCGGGGCTCAAGGCGACGGGTCTGGTGTCGAGCAGCGACCGTGCCGCATTCGTCAAGGATCAGGGCGCGGTCGGGGCCTTGAACCGCAAGGACCCGCGCTTCATCGCCGCCTTCACCCCGGTGCCGGACGATCCCGATGCGGCCAGAGCCTGGGAGCGCGAAGGCGAAGGACTGCTGGAGGAATATCGCCGGATGAACGGCGGCAGGCTCGCCGATTTCGTCGTCAGCCACGCGGGTGAAAGCGCCTTTCCACGCAGCTTCCAGCTGCTGGAAGAGCATGGCACGCTCGCCTTTTACGGGGCGTCATCGGGCTATCATTTCAGCTTCATGGGCAAGACCGGCAGTGCCGCGCCATCGGACATGCTGGCCCGCGCGCAGCTGCGCGGCGGGGAATCGGTGCTGCTCTATTATGGTCCGGGCAGCCGCGATCTCGCCGATCCGCTGGGTCTGGAAATGATCGAGGCGGCGCGGCTGTACAAGGCGCGCACCGTGATCGTCACCACCACCGACGGGCAGCGCGAATTCCTGCAATCGCTGGGGCTGGAGGAGTCGGTCGAAGGCATCATCAGCCTGGAAGGGCTGAAGCGCCGTGACAGTGAGTTCGAATGGCCCGAGACCCTGCCCAGGCTTCCCGATGCCCGGGCCGATATCGAGCGGTTCAAGGAGGGCGTGCGCCGCTATCAGCAGCACACGTTGAAGCCCTTTGGCACCGCGGTCGGCAAGATCCTGGGCTCGCCCGGCAATCCGCGCGGGGTGCCCGATCTGGTGATCGAGCGCGCCGGGCAGGATTCGCTCGGCGTGTCGACCTCGCTGGTCAAGCCGTTCGGCGGCCGCGTGGTCTATGCCGAGGAGATGGCGGGTCGCCGCTACACCTTCTACGCGCCGCAGGTCTGGACCCGGCAGCGCCGGATCATCATGCCCACCGCCAATATCTACGGCACCCACCTGTGCAACGCACACGAGGTGACGGTGATGAACAACATGATTGCAGGCGGGCTGCTCTCGGTCACCGAGCCCCTGGTCGTCGATTGGGACGGCCTGCCGGAGGCGCATCAGGCGATGTGGGACAACCGGCATACCGGCGCGACCTATGTCGTCAACCATGCGCTGCCCGCTCTGGGCCTGCGCAGCCGCGACGAGCTGCTCGAATATTGGGCAAGCGCAGCGGCCCGCATCCAGGATTGA
- a CDS encoding serine hydrolase yields the protein MVARPLVLILATAALSACVSTPKQVAQPRPAPPPPARVQPVPPPLAPRAANEVPQGLRDELQALWRSFPGKTGIAVRRIDGDWVVGQRGGELFPQQSVSKLWVTMTVLEKVDRGEVSLDQEVTITANDLTLFHQPLAARVSREGVVRETVRSLINEALTASDNSANDALLRTAGGPAAVTDFLRRKGLSQIRFGPGERLLQSSIAGVEWRQELSAGRAFQAARDRVPLDRRRNLLSAYVADPIDGASPEGIVDALARLARGELLSQASTRLMLDTLGRTRSGPNRLKAGVPMGWQFLHKTGTGQDLPPVSTGYNDVGIMTAPDGTRYAVAVMLAETTAGIPARMQLMQAVSRAVGRWHQR from the coding sequence ATGGTCGCCCGCCCGCTGGTCCTGATCCTTGCCACTGCCGCGCTCTCGGCCTGTGTGTCGACGCCGAAACAGGTCGCGCAGCCGCGTCCTGCGCCGCCGCCGCCCGCGCGCGTCCAGCCGGTGCCGCCGCCGCTGGCGCCGCGCGCCGCCAATGAGGTTCCTCAAGGGCTGCGCGACGAACTGCAGGCGCTGTGGCGCAGCTTTCCCGGCAAGACCGGCATTGCGGTGCGCCGCATTGATGGCGATTGGGTGGTCGGCCAGCGCGGCGGAGAGCTGTTCCCGCAACAGAGCGTTTCCAAGCTGTGGGTGACCATGACCGTGCTGGAAAAGGTCGATCGCGGCGAGGTCTCGCTCGACCAGGAGGTGACGATCACCGCCAATGACCTGACCCTGTTCCACCAGCCGCTTGCCGCGCGGGTGTCGCGCGAGGGCGTCGTGCGTGAAACCGTGCGCTCGCTGATCAACGAGGCGCTGACCGCCAGCGACAACAGCGCCAATGACGCGTTGCTGCGGACCGCTGGAGGTCCTGCGGCCGTGACCGATTTCCTGCGGCGCAAGGGCCTGTCGCAAATCCGCTTCGGCCCGGGCGAGCGCCTGCTCCAGAGCAGCATTGCAGGGGTCGAGTGGCGGCAGGAACTCTCGGCCGGGCGCGCCTTTCAGGCGGCGCGCGACCGGGTGCCGCTCGACAGGCGCCGCAACCTGCTCTCGGCCTATGTCGCCGACCCGATCGACGGGGCGAGTCCTGAGGGGATTGTCGATGCGCTGGCGCGGCTGGCGCGCGGCGAACTGCTCAGCCAGGCCTCCACCCGGCTGATGCTCGACACGCTTGGGCGCACGCGCAGCGGCCCCAACCGGCTGAAAGCGGGTGTTCCTATGGGCTGGCAGTTCCTCCACAAGACCGGAACCGGCCAGGATCTGCCCCCGGTTTCGACCGGCTACAACGATGTCGGCATCATGACCGCGCCCGATGGAACCCGCTATGCCGTAGCGGTCATGCTGGCCGAGACCACGGCCGGCATCCCGGCGCGGATGCAGCTGATGCAGGCGGTGTCGCGCGCGGTGGGGCGCTGGCACCAGCGCTGA
- the nadB gene encoding L-aspartate oxidase — protein MQHDVLIIGSGAAGLTAALSLARHCRVLVLAKGDISGGSTAWAQGGIAAVLEDGDTFDSHIEDTMVAGAGLNRRETVEFVVENAPAAIQHLVDLGVPFNRNGGSGDHADDLHLTREGGHSHRRIVHVDDATGWAVQQALERAALANPNITLLPDMVAIDLIADRHRAQPSGDRRIWGAYALNRATGHVEALTARATLLASGGAGRTYLFSTAPRGATGDGIAMAWRAGARVSNMEFMQFHPTCLFNLNVKNFLITEAVRGEGGHLLIPETGYRFMGDFDERMELAPRDVVARAIDHEIKRLGLDYVHLDISHQPPEFVKGHFPTIHEKLLGLGIDITRDPIPVVPAQHYTCGGVLIDLNGRTDLPGLYAAGEVSQSGLHGANRLASNSLLECFVFGDAAARDIIEHWDELGPPPAILPWDESRVTDSDEEVIVQHNWREIRRFMWDYVGIVRTTKRLERARHRIELLRSEVEEYYGNFRVTPDLVELRNLIEVADLIVRSALERKESRGLHYNSDYPDLLPVAEDTVLVP, from the coding sequence ATGCAACATGATGTCCTGATCATCGGATCGGGCGCGGCAGGGTTGACCGCAGCGCTCAGCCTCGCGCGGCATTGCCGGGTGCTGGTGCTCGCCAAGGGCGATATCTCGGGCGGGTCGACCGCCTGGGCGCAGGGCGGCATCGCGGCGGTGCTCGAAGACGGCGATACCTTCGACAGCCATATCGAGGACACGATGGTCGCGGGTGCCGGGCTCAACCGGCGCGAGACGGTCGAGTTCGTCGTCGAAAACGCGCCCGCGGCGATCCAGCATCTGGTGGACCTGGGCGTGCCGTTCAACCGCAACGGCGGCAGCGGCGACCATGCCGACGACCTGCACCTGACGCGCGAAGGCGGGCACAGCCACCGGCGCATCGTGCATGTCGACGATGCCACCGGCTGGGCGGTGCAGCAGGCGCTGGAACGCGCGGCGCTGGCCAATCCCAATATCACGCTGCTGCCCGATATGGTCGCGATCGACCTGATTGCCGACCGGCACCGCGCCCAGCCCTCGGGCGACAGGCGCATCTGGGGGGCTTATGCGCTCAATCGTGCCACCGGTCATGTCGAGGCGCTGACGGCGCGCGCAACGCTGCTCGCCAGCGGCGGTGCGGGGCGCACCTACCTGTTCTCCACCGCGCCCCGCGGGGCGACCGGCGACGGCATCGCGATGGCGTGGCGCGCAGGCGCGCGGGTCTCGAACATGGAATTCATGCAGTTCCATCCGACCTGCCTGTTCAACCTCAACGTCAAGAATTTCCTGATCACCGAGGCGGTGCGCGGCGAGGGCGGGCATCTGCTGATCCCTGAGACCGGCTATCGCTTCATGGGCGATTTCGACGAGCGGATGGAACTGGCGCCGCGCGATGTCGTCGCCCGCGCGATCGACCACGAGATCAAGCGACTGGGCCTGGACTATGTCCATCTCGACATCAGCCATCAGCCGCCCGAGTTCGTGAAGGGCCATTTCCCGACGATCCATGAAAAGCTGCTGGGGCTCGGGATCGACATCACGCGCGATCCGATTCCGGTCGTCCCCGCGCAGCATTATACCTGCGGCGGGGTGCTGATCGACCTGAACGGCCGCACCGATCTTCCCGGGCTCTATGCAGCGGGCGAGGTCAGCCAGTCGGGCCTGCACGGGGCGAACCGGCTGGCGTCGAACAGCCTGCTCGAATGTTTCGTCTTCGGCGATGCCGCCGCGCGTGACATTATCGAACATTGGGACGAGCTGGGGCCGCCGCCCGCCATCCTGCCCTGGGATGAAAGCCGGGTTACCGATTCGGATGAAGAGGTGATCGTGCAGCACAACTGGCGCGAGATCCGCCGGTTCATGTGGGACTATGTCGGCATCGTGCGCACCACCAAAAGGCTGGAGCGCGCGCGCCACCGCATCGAACTGCTCCGCAGCGAGGTCGAGGAATATTACGGCAATTTCCGCGTCACCCCCGATCTGGTCGAGCTGCGCAACCTGATCGAGGTTGCCGATCTGATCGTCCGCTCAGCACTCGAGCGCAAGGAAAGCCGGGGGCTGCATTATAACAGCGACTATCCCGATCTACTGCCGGTCGCCGAAGACACGGTGCTGGTGCCCTAG
- a CDS encoding ABC transporter ATP-binding protein — MTEAAISIDTLRKVYAGAGKAPDKLALDGVSFDVPRGQIFGLLGPNGAGKSTLINILSGMVRKTSGSARIWGFDIDADPRNAKASIGIVPQEIVFDPFFTPAEALELQAGLFGVPKAHRRTAELLRAVRLEDKADAYARTLSGGMKRRLLVAKAMVHSPPILVLDEPTAGVDIDLRQQLWDYVRELNRAGVTIVLTTHYLEEAEELCDRIAIINHGKLIANKPTAEMVGMAREKLIVLTLDQDIATLPADPDFDKVSKLTDRIVEIGYSKDKLNAGQVMTRVRAAGYDIVDVSTREPDLEDVFLNLTKAVA; from the coding sequence GTGACTGAGGCTGCCATATCGATCGACACGCTGCGCAAGGTTTACGCTGGTGCAGGCAAGGCCCCCGACAAGCTGGCGCTGGACGGCGTGAGCTTCGACGTTCCGCGCGGACAGATATTCGGGCTGCTCGGCCCCAATGGTGCGGGCAAGTCGACGCTGATCAACATATTGTCGGGCATGGTGCGCAAGACCTCGGGCTCGGCGCGTATCTGGGGCTTCGACATCGACGCCGATCCGCGCAACGCCAAGGCCTCGATCGGCATCGTGCCGCAGGAGATCGTGTTCGATCCGTTCTTTACCCCGGCCGAGGCGCTGGAATTGCAGGCAGGGCTGTTCGGCGTGCCCAAGGCGCATCGGCGCACCGCAGAGCTGCTGCGCGCGGTGCGGCTGGAGGACAAGGCCGATGCCTATGCGCGGACGCTGTCGGGCGGCATGAAGCGGCGGCTGCTCGTCGCAAAAGCCATGGTGCACTCGCCGCCGATCCTGGTGCTCGACGAGCCGACCGCAGGCGTCGATATCGATCTGCGCCAGCAATTGTGGGATTATGTGCGCGAACTGAACCGCGCAGGCGTCACCATCGTGCTGACCACGCATTATCTCGAGGAAGCCGAAGAGCTGTGCGACCGCATCGCGATCATCAACCACGGCAAGCTCATCGCCAACAAGCCCACCGCCGAGATGGTCGGCATGGCGCGCGAAAAGCTGATCGTGCTGACGCTCGACCAGGATATCGCCACGCTGCCTGCCGACCCGGATTTCGACAAGGTCAGCAAGCTCACCGATCGCATCGTCGAGATCGGTTACAGCAAGGACAAGCTGAACGCCGGCCAGGTGATGACCCGCGTGCGCGCGGCGGGCTATGACATCGTCGATGTCTCGACCCGCGAGCCCGATCTGGAGGATGTTTTCCTGAACCTCACCAAGGCGGTGGCGTGA
- a CDS encoding P-II family nitrogen regulator gives MKFIIAIIKPFRLDEVREALTSLGIAGMTVTEVKGFGRQKGQTEIYRGAEYTTNMVPKLKLEIAVSDDIAPQVVETIQAAANTDSIGDGKIFVFDLAAATRIRTGETGDTAL, from the coding sequence ATGAAATTCATCATTGCCATCATCAAGCCCTTCAGGCTGGACGAAGTGCGCGAGGCGCTGACCAGCCTGGGCATCGCGGGCATGACTGTGACCGAAGTGAAGGGCTTTGGCCGCCAGAAAGGCCAGACCGAGATTTATCGCGGCGCGGAATATACCACCAACATGGTCCCCAAGCTGAAGCTGGAGATCGCGGTGAGCGACGACATCGCCCCGCAGGTGGTCGAAACCATCCAGGCAGCCGCCAACACGGATTCCATCGGTGACGGCAAGATCTTCGTTTTCGACCTGGCGGCCGCGACGCGCATCCGCACCGGCGAGACCGGCGACACGGCACTGTAA